A genomic segment from Colletotrichum higginsianum IMI 349063 chromosome 5, whole genome shotgun sequence encodes:
- a CDS encoding Nuclear distribution protein: protein MDNSLDNTTLSTVSLLESRLLRIEHLLYGPTAASPSSQTESAVDTLQDLERRFNHLLSRIRVYGELMKICTSSAHLMPTSLTRVVDNFHPTLFQPPPPPEPPTQLAPEAVQATVLASAASFPATASSLTSVNDCPIPESSQSAALASLVPKMRGIETMQIAQEAEMADLRARSEEVLKRWYQHSILGASEFVADVEGRVELVERRVRRAEREKEEAAAI from the coding sequence ATGGATAACTCTCTGGACAACACGACCCTCTCGACGGTGTCGCTCCTCGAATCGCGGCTGCTGCGCATCGAGCACCTTCTGTACGGCCCGACcgcggcgtcgccatcgtcccaGACAGAGTCTGCGGTCGACACGCTCCAAGACCTCGAACGCCGCTTCAACCACCTCCTGTCCCGTATCCGCGTCTACGGCGAGTTGATGAAGATTTGTACGTCGTCCGCCCACCTGATGCCCACGTCACTAACCCGGGTCGTAGACAACTTCCATCCAACCCTCTTCCagccccctccgccgcccgagCCCCCGACCCAGCTGGCCCCAGAGGCGGTTCAGGCAACCGTCCTCGCATCAGCAGCTTCCTTCCCGGCCACAGCCTCCTCGCTGACCTCCGTCAACGACTGCCCGATCCCCGAATCGTCACAGAGCGCCGCCCTGGCCTCCCTCGTGCCCAAGATGCGCGGCATCGAGACGATGCAGATCGCccaggaggccgagatggccgatCTTCGCGCACGGAGCGAGGAGGTCCTCAAGAGATGGTACCAACACAGCATCCTAGGCGCTTCCGAGTTTGtagccgacgtcgagggccgAGTGGAGTTGGTCGAGCGCCGTGTGCGGAGGGCCGAACgggaaaaggaagaagcGGCAGCCATTTGA
- a CDS encoding Transmembrane amino acid transporter, whose protein sequence is MPNYSSITDGNANSIASGSSDEMSRQRRRNGKEGGGQASMTSSVINLLNTIVGAGTLAMPSVVSHMGCMLGVLMIIWSGMTAAFGLYLQSRCARYLDRGTSSFFAISKITYPNAAIIFDTAIAIKCFGVGVSYMIIIGDLMPKVFVGLFSGAVATYPYLGDRNFWITAFMLVIIPLSFLKKLDSLKYTSIVALVSIGYLVILVIYHFATDRLKDMSEIRVIEPESAVAFLSTLPVVVFAYTCHQNMFAILNEIKDNSPSSVIGVVGSSIGGAASIYIVVAITGYLTFGNKVVGNIVMMCKWISSFVLSFPDPHLDSATAASYIGQLAIVVLVTFSVPLQVHPCRASVDAILKWRPNRSSSGNGRPSSPGGRPLLPSSASVHSDHGSSSSMGETRFAILTSIILILSYVTALSVHSLERVLAYVGSTGSTSISFILPGLFYYKISDPDSMHQQRLHKEDDDADYPSDEEDADPMVTSIASLGSVASVVANPRQWNRKWRWDLEHIEQDALRKMALALAIYGVCVMVVCLFMNIVFHASH, encoded by the exons ATGCCGAACTACTCCAGCATTACTGATGGGAACGCAAATTCGATTGCGTCTGGAAGCTCCGACGAAATGTCACG ACAACGTCGAAGAAAcggaaaggaagggggagggcAAGCCTCGATGACCAGTAGTGTCATCAACCTGCTCAATACCA TTGTCGGCGCTGGAACGTTGGCGATGCCCTCGGTGGTATCGCACATGGGCTGCATGCTCGGCGTGCTGATGATTATCTGGTCCGGCATGACGGCCGCCTTCGGCCTCTATCTGCAGTCACGCTGCGCCCGTTACCTCGATCGCGGgacctcgtccttcttcgccatctCCAAAATCACCTACCCGAACGCCGCCATTATTTTCGACACTGCCATTGCGATTAAGTGCTTCGGTGTCGGCGTATCCTACATGATTATCATTGGCGACCTCATGCCCAAGGTCTTTGTTGGCCTTTTCAGCGGTGCCGTGGCTACGTACCCTTACTTGGGCGATCGCAACTTCTGGATCACCGCCTTCATGCTGGTCATCATTCCCCTGAGCTTCCTCAAGAAGCTGGACTCGCTCAAGTACACCAGCATTGTCGCTCTGGTCTCTATTGGATACCTCGTTATTCTCGTCATTTACCACTTCGCTACCGACCGGCTCAAAGACATGAGCGAAATCAGGGTCATTGAACCTGAGAGCGCTGTAGCCTTCCTCAGCACGTTACCCGTGGTCGTTTTCGCGTACACGTGCCACCAGAAC ATGTTCGCCATCTTGAACGAAATCAAGGACAACAGTCCCAGCAGTGTTATTGGCGTTGTGGGCTCTAGCATTGGTGGCGCCGCTTCTATTTACATCGTCGTTGCCATCACTGGCTACCTCACATTCGGCAACAAGGTTGTGGGCAATATTGTCATGATGTGTAAGTGGATTTCCAGCTTTGTGTTGAGCTTTCCTGACCCTCATCTAGACTCCGCGACCGCCGCATCCTACATCGGCCAGTTGGCCATTGTCGTGCTTGTCACTTTCTCCGTCCCGTTGCAAGTCCACCCCTGCCGAGCATCCGTCGATGCGATTCTCAAGTGGCGCCCGAACCGCAGCTCAAGCGGCAACGGCCGGCCCAGCTCCCCTGGCGGTCGCCCACTTCTACCCTCGTCGGCATCTGTCCACTCCGATCACGGATCCAGCTCTTCTATGGGCGAAACTCGATTCGCGATCCTGACCTCTATCATCCTTATCCTTTCTTATGTCACTGCTCTTTCGGTCCACAGCCTCGAGAGAGTTCTTGCCTACGTCGGCAGCACCGGCTCAACCAGCATCAGCTTCATTCTTCCAGGCCTTTTCTACTACAAGATCAGCGACCCCGACAGCATGCACCAGCAACGTCTCCacaaggaggacgacgatgccgactATCCCTcggatgaggaggacgcggACCCGATGGTCACCAGCATTGCCAGTCTTGGCAGCGTCGCCAGTGTCGTCGCCAACCCACGTCAATGGAACCGCAAGTGGCGATGGGACCTGGAGCACATTGAACAAGACGCTCTGCGCAAGATGGCTCTGGCGCTCGCCATATACGGTGTGTGTGTCATGGTCGTTTGCCTTTTTATGAATATCGTGTTCCACGCATCGCACTGA
- a CDS encoding Ribosomal protein S16: MGEVGIGTTAVPTKNSWRRDRGQTTTAKALYLTVPISPRQSCRISRNTFVHEPVLLPRPPSTSKMVVRIRLARFGRVNQPFYNIVVSQARTARNSKPIEVIGTYEPIPKQDPYDSTTKLHKDIRLDTLRARYWIGVGAQPTDTVWRLLSMVMIPSMLSSFSLPLQNTPERIVGILEPKYTPNGTANTATAAKSIKSPPKTKA; this comes from the exons ATGGGGGAGGTCGGCATCGGAACAACCGCCGTGCCGACCAAAAATTCCTGGAGACGGGACCGGGGGCAAACCACCACGGCAAAGGCCCTCTATCTCACCGTACCTATCTCACCACGTCAGAGCTGTCGCATCTCCAGAAACACCTTCGTCCACGAACCCGTCTTACTGCCTCGCCCCCCTTCGACCTCGAAAATGGTTGTCCGCATACGCCTTGCCCGCTTTGGGCGCGTCAATCAGCCCTTCTACAACATCGTCGTCTCGCAAGCCAG AACCGCCCGCAACAGCAAGCCCATCGAGGTCATCGGCACCTATGAGCCCATTCCCAAGCAAGACCCCTACGACTCCACGACCAAGCTGCACAAGGACATCCGCCTCGACACCCTCCGCGCGCGCTACTGGATCGGTGTTGGCGCTCAGCCGACCGACACCGTATGGAGGTTACTATCAATGGTAATGATCCCGTCCATGCTCAGCTCTTTTTCACTTCCCCTACAAAACACTCCTGAGAGGATT GTCGGGATCCTCGAGCCGAAATACACACCAAACGGGACTGCTAACACGGCAACCGCGGCAAAGTCCATCAAGAGCCCTCCTAAGACCAAGGCGTAG
- a CDS encoding Methyltransferase domain-containing protein — protein MADEQRQPSAEPATEPVPQTAAQTALETAAEPVAQSTAPIAQTATPAAQSITPVAQAEAPIEAIEPEQQEREDDSDRSSLGGFSSEDSQASMRSSILDYRRENGRTYHRLSDGKYIMPNDELEQERLDIVNHMWMLIWDGKFCLCPKNEGAKRVLDIGTGTGIWSMDYADEHPEAEVIGVDLSPIQPDYVPVNCIFEVDDLEKEWTWTEPFDFIFARNMIGCFSNWEGVMEQAYDNLEPGGYFEIHDSVYPILCDDGTVKEDSPIAKWSRLILEACDKIGRSVTVTHQFPRLMWEAGFEDVTVTKCKFPLSGWPKDRKLRDVGTWVQASLLPGLEGMSLALFTRVLDWSPEETIVFCAQVRADVKNTRLHGYWDGMSVYGRKPFPKEETSH, from the coding sequence ATGGCCGATGAACAACGACAACCGTCGGCCGAACCGGCTACGGAGCCGGTGCCCCAGACGGCGGCCCAAACGGCACTCGAGACAGCGGCCGAGCCGGTTGCACAGTCGACCGCTCCAATTGCGCAGACAGCTACTCCAGCTGCCCAATCGATCACTCCAGTTGCGCAGGCTGAGGCTCCAATTGAAGCCATAGAGCCGGAGCAACAGGAACGTGAGGATGACAGCGACAGGTCCTCGTTGGGTGGTTTCTCTTCGGAGGACTCACAGGCCTCAATGCGCTCCAGCATTCTCGACTATCGTCGCGAAAACGGTCGCACGTATCATCGTCTCAGCGACGGCAAATACATCATGCCTAACGACGAGCTGGAACAGGAGCGTCTGGACATCGTCAATCACATGTGGATGCTCATCTGGGACGGCAAGTTCTGTCTCTGCCCGAAAAACGAAGGCGCCAAGCGGGTCCTCGACATCGGGACCGGCACTGGCATCTGGTCTATGGACTACGCCGACGAGCACCCCGAAGCAGAAgtcatcggcgtcgacctcaGCCCGATCCAGCCCGACTACGTGCCGGTGAACTGCATCTTCGAGgtggacgacctcgagaaaGAGTGGACGTGGACCGAGCCGTTCGACTTCATCTTTGCGCGCAACATGATTGGCTGCTTCTCTAACTGGGAGGGCGTCATGGAGCAGGCCTACGACAACCTCGAGCCCGGCGGCTACTTCGAGATCCACGACAGTGTGTACCCCATCTTgtgcgacgacggcaccgtcaaAGAGGACTCGCCCATAGCGAAGTGGTCGCGCTTGATCCTTGAGGCCTGCGACAAGATTGGCCGCTCCGTCACTGTCACGCACCAGTTCCCGCGGCTCATGTGGGAGGCCGGCTTCGAGGACGTGACCGTTACCAAATGCAAGTTCCCGCTGTCTGGCTGGCCCAAGGACCGCAAGCTGAGGGATGTCGGCACATGGGTCCAGGCGTCGCTGTTGCCCGGTCTCGAAGGCATGTCGCTGGCGCTGTTCACGCGCGTCTTGGACTGGAGTCCCGAGGAGACGATTGTTTTCTGCGCCCAGGTCAGGGCGGACGTGAAGAACACCAGACTTCACGGATACTGGGACGGGATGTCCGTTTACGGACGGAAGCCTTTCCCCAAGGAAGAGACGAGCCACTAA
- a CDS encoding SH3 domain-containing protein, translating into MPSYGSLHSPSLRKMEQSRVQYGRKGINLGNIIGDPFALATVSISMLAWIIAFISAIIATTQVTDNTGSFPPFTWWTIVYMLFLIAGVFVVVASDTAQTYHVALTGYLGAALALNSLTIHSLIYSPIAARQSAGAGFILMAMVTIVWIFYFGSAPSAKPRAYLDSFALQKESGNRQMMYAGGRPETSTSVQPPQMYTSAQLNGFENPSPVQGIPTTQTRSSGVPPTFNAAPPAAKPPGQDQEVVPPTEYPYRAKAIYSYEANPDDANEISFSKHEILEVSDVSGRWWQARKETGETGIAPSNYLILL; encoded by the exons ATGCCATCCTACGGTTCTCTTCATTCACCGTCATTGCGCAAAATGGAACAGTCAAGGGTTCAGTACGGGAGGAAGGGCATTAATCTGGGGAACATTATCGGTGATCCCTTCGCCCTAGCCACAgtctccatctccatg CTTGCATGGATAATTGCATTTATTAGCGCCATCATCGCGACGACCCAGGTCACAGACAACACCGgctctttcccccccttcacATGGTGGACCATTGTCTATATGCTGttcctcatcgccggcgtcttcgttgtcgtcgctTCCGACACGGCGCAGACCTACCACGTCGCTCTCACGGGGTACTTGGGTGCCGCCCTGGCCCTCAACTCGCTCACCATTCACTCCCTCATCTACtcgcccatcgccgcccgccagTCTGCTGGTGCCGGCTTCATCCTGATGGCCATGGTTACC ATTGTTTGGATCTTTTATTTTGGCTCCGCCCCGTCAGCGAAGCCGCGCGCCTACCTCGACTCCTTCGCCCTGCAGAAGGAATCCGGCAACCGACAAATGATGtacgccggcggccgccccgaaacctcgacctcggtgcAGCCCCCCCAGATGTACACGTCGGCGCAGCTCAACGGCTTCGAGAACCCGTCTCCCGTCCAGGGCATCCCCACCACCCAGACCCGCAGCTCAGGCGTGCCGCCCACGTTCAACGCGGCGCCGCCTGCCGCGAAGCCCCCCGGCCAAGACCAGGAGGTGGTGCCGCCCACCGAGTATCCCTACCGCGCGAAGGCCATCTACAGCTACGAGGCCAACCCTGACGATGCGAACGAgatctccttctccaagCATGAAATCTTGGAGGTTAGCGACGTGAGCGGACGGTGGTGGCAGGCGCGCaaggagacgggcgagacggGCATCGCGCCAAGCAACTACCTGATCCTGTTATAA